In bacterium, one genomic interval encodes:
- a CDS encoding SDR family NAD(P)-dependent oxidoreductase, whose product MRTVIITGASSGIGLATAKKFLAEGWRVVGTYLNTPINIENPNLIAIQYDQGDPRSIAKAAAQITASVSHVDALINNAGILIDAEDKVADYVKVEKTLEVNVVGVVNVTERLLPLFQKDGHIVNMDSGYGAMSVPIDDETSGGYRISKAALNMYTRHLAFRLRSQGIIVSSLAPGWVDTAMGNTIASRTEKPDRTPEQAADEIYQLVTTVKESGQFWEYGKKIPW is encoded by the coding sequence ATGAGAACAGTAATTATAACCGGAGCAAGCAGCGGCATTGGCCTCGCAACTGCCAAGAAGTTTTTGGCTGAAGGATGGCGAGTTGTCGGCACATATTTAAACACGCCAATTAACATAGAGAATCCAAATTTAATTGCCATACAATATGACCAAGGCGACCCGAGAAGCATCGCAAAAGCCGCTGCTCAAATTACTGCCAGCGTATCTCATGTAGATGCTCTGATTAACAATGCCGGTATTCTTATCGATGCGGAAGATAAAGTTGCTGATTATGTCAAAGTAGAAAAAACTTTGGAAGTTAATGTAGTCGGAGTCGTTAATGTGACGGAACGATTATTACCTCTATTTCAGAAAGATGGCCATATTGTAAATATGGATTCCGGATATGGGGCCATGTCGGTTCCTATAGACGACGAGACGTCCGGCGGATACCGCATTTCAAAAGCGGCATTAAATATGTACACCCGCCATTTGGCATTTCGTTTGCGATCCCAAGGTATTATTGTTTCATCATTGGCTCCGGGATGGGTGGATACTGCCATGGGTAATACTATTGCATCAAGAACTGAAAAACCCGACCGTACTCCGGAACAAGCGGCAGACGAGATTTACCAACTCGTCACAACGGTTAAAGAATCGGGACAATTCTGGGAATACGGCAAAAAAATTCCTTGGTAG